A stretch of the Methanobrevibacter sp. genome encodes the following:
- a CDS encoding transcriptional regulator, with product MGLSDEMLTEISYVKISSYRKRVMKSLEDDVKMPSEIARDADIRQNHISKVLSELKAHELVECINPEVRKGRLYRHTDKGEDVVKNLE from the coding sequence ATGGGATTATCTGATGAGATGTTAACGGAGATTAGTTATGTTAAAATCTCAAGTTATAGAAAAAGAGTAATGAAATCTTTAGAAGATGATGTTAAGATGCCTTCTGAGATTGCAAGGGATGCAGATATTAGACAAAACCATATTTCAAAAGTTCTCTCTGAATTAAAAGCACACGAATTAGTAGAGTGCATTAATCCAGAAGTTAGAAAAGGTAGATTGTACAGGCATACTGATAAAGGTGAGGATGTAGTTAAAAATTTAGAATAA
- a CDS encoding DEAD/DEAH box helicase family protein, which translates to MKLKFDSNLDYQNDAVNAVIDLFKGQTSMLDYFNVPGQAGIYDSGMGVSNKIVIDENNEDILKNLRQVQSYHKLAPSESLPSLDFNIEMETGTGKTYVYLKTIFELNKEYGFTKFIIVVPSLAIKEGVNKTLEITKEHFAGLYDNIPYNYFVYDSSQLEQVRDFAVSSNIQIMIINIDSFNKSFKDPSEEKKANIIHRVQEDLSGYKPIDLLAETNPIVIIDEPQSVMGGKGEEAVSYLNPLCTLRYSATHKEIQNLIYKLDAIDASELELVKQIEVGSLLSEGYHNEAYLRLVSVHSTEKSVTAKIEIDALVDGHIKRKTVKVKEGSDLSDSNFSNREIYNGYVVEEIYCEKGNEYVSFTPKDEILTLGKIVGDIDDLKFKRAQIRRTIEEHLEKELTFADEGRPIKVLSLFFIDKVSNYRIYNSDGTWSKGIYAKMFEEEYKKVIKKPKYSKLNLNPEADEVHHGYFSQDRQGKHEGEFKETKSGKTDADDYAYELIMKDKERLLSFDSELKFIFSHSALNEGWDNPNVFQICTLNETKSKIKKRQEIGRGLRLCVDQDGNRVHDTSVNTLTIIANEYYEDFAKKLQKELEDDMDIKFGTIQEKDLSYIIWTNKKGIKEPLGSQNTKPLINHFVKMNYIDRNGKIKDTLKVDLKNNTLSLPEEYEQIREEIITAIKKLTKEYKIKPTYNKTKVNFKEEMLDNKYFNILWDKIKHKTIYSISFDTEVLISQCIKAMKEHLRIHTPKLLYTKSGLTVNSSGVHWKDGKISTIYSEEDEIALPDIVTFLQDETDLTRKTIIRLLKESETLNQFKRNPQEYMEQTAELINQVMAELIVDGIKYTKINDSYSQELFKNRELFGYIDDLIEANNSVYDKIICDSDTEKSFAEDLDRDSEIKLFVKLPNWFKIKTPLGNYNPDWAIVVGEEGEEKLYLVVETKGTIKYHGNRPPEFLRIQCGKEHFESLETGIKFTNSDSYKTFKEDVGELQLNNKNSK; encoded by the coding sequence ATGAAACTTAAATTCGATTCAAATTTAGATTATCAAAATGATGCAGTTAATGCAGTTATTGATTTGTTTAAAGGTCAAACATCAATGTTAGACTATTTTAATGTTCCGGGACAGGCAGGAATATATGATTCTGGTATGGGTGTGTCTAATAAAATTGTTATTGATGAAAATAATGAAGACATTTTAAAAAATTTGCGTCAGGTACAATCTTATCATAAACTTGCACCTTCAGAGTCACTTCCAAGTTTAGATTTCAATATCGAAATGGAAACTGGGACTGGAAAAACTTACGTTTATTTAAAAACAATTTTTGAATTAAATAAAGAATATGGGTTTACTAAATTTATAATTGTAGTTCCAAGTTTGGCAATTAAAGAAGGAGTTAATAAAACTTTAGAAATAACTAAAGAACATTTTGCAGGACTATATGATAACATACCTTATAATTATTTTGTATATGACTCTTCCCAATTAGAACAAGTTAGAGATTTTGCCGTTAGTTCAAATATTCAAATTATGATTATAAATATTGATTCTTTTAATAAAAGTTTCAAAGATCCATCTGAAGAGAAAAAAGCTAATATTATTCACCGTGTACAAGAAGATTTAAGTGGATATAAACCTATTGATTTGCTTGCTGAAACAAATCCTATTGTTATTATTGATGAACCTCAATCTGTAATGGGAGGTAAAGGTGAAGAAGCTGTTTCATATTTAAATCCTCTTTGTACTTTAAGATACTCTGCAACTCATAAAGAAATTCAAAATTTAATATATAAATTAGATGCTATTGACGCATCTGAATTAGAACTTGTAAAGCAAATTGAAGTTGGAAGTCTTTTATCTGAAGGTTATCATAATGAAGCTTATTTAAGATTAGTTTCTGTCCACAGTACTGAAAAATCTGTTACTGCAAAAATTGAGATTGATGCCCTAGTTGATGGCCATATAAAAAGAAAAACAGTTAAAGTCAAAGAAGGTAGCGATTTATCAGATTCAAATTTTAGTAACCGTGAAATATATAATGGTTATGTTGTTGAAGAGATATATTGTGAGAAAGGAAATGAATATGTCTCTTTCACACCAAAAGACGAAATTTTAACTCTAGGCAAAATTGTTGGAGATATTGATGATTTAAAATTTAAAAGAGCTCAAATAAGAAGAACTATTGAAGAACATTTAGAAAAAGAACTTACTTTCGCAGATGAAGGTAGACCAATTAAAGTATTATCCTTATTCTTCATAGATAAGGTTTCAAATTATAGAATATACAATTCTGATGGGACCTGGTCTAAAGGAATTTATGCAAAAATGTTTGAGGAAGAATATAAAAAGGTTATTAAAAAACCCAAATATTCAAAATTAAATTTAAATCCAGAAGCAGATGAAGTTCATCATGGTTATTTTTCACAAGATCGTCAAGGAAAACATGAAGGTGAATTTAAGGAAACAAAATCTGGAAAAACAGACGCTGATGATTATGCATATGAATTAATCATGAAAGATAAAGAAAGACTCCTAAGTTTTGATTCTGAATTGAAATTTATATTTTCACACTCTGCTTTAAATGAAGGATGGGACAATCCTAATGTATTCCAAATTTGTACATTAAACGAAACCAAATCAAAAATTAAAAAACGACAAGAGATAGGCAGGGGTTTAAGACTTTGTGTAGATCAAGATGGGAATAGAGTTCACGATACTTCAGTTAACACATTGACTATAATAGCTAATGAATATTATGAAGATTTTGCGAAGAAACTTCAAAAAGAACTTGAAGACGATATGGATATTAAATTTGGTACTATTCAGGAAAAAGATTTATCTTACATTATTTGGACTAATAAAAAAGGAATTAAAGAACCATTGGGTTCCCAGAATACAAAACCTCTTATCAATCATTTTGTCAAAATGAATTATATTGATCGGAACGGAAAAATTAAAGACACTTTAAAAGTTGATCTTAAAAATAATACCTTAAGTCTTCCAGAAGAGTATGAACAAATAAGAGAAGAAATCATAACAGCTATTAAAAAACTTACTAAAGAATATAAAATTAAACCGACATATAATAAAACAAAAGTTAATTTTAAAGAAGAAATGCTTGATAATAAGTATTTTAATATCCTTTGGGATAAAATTAAGCATAAAACAATATATTCTATTTCATTTGATACAGAAGTTTTAATTTCACAATGTATTAAAGCAATGAAAGAACATCTTAGGATACATACTCCTAAATTATTGTATACAAAAAGTGGTTTAACAGTAAACTCTTCAGGCGTTCACTGGAAAGATGGAAAAATATCAACAATATATTCTGAAGAAGATGAAATAGCATTACCTGATATAGTTACATTCTTACAAGATGAAACAGACTTAACTAGAAAAACTATTATCAGACTATTAAAAGAAAGTGAAACTTTAAATCAGTTTAAGAGAAATCCTCAAGAGTATATGGAACAAACTGCAGAATTAATTAATCAAGTTATGGCTGAGCTTATAGTTGATGGAATTAAATATACTAAAATAAATGATTCATATTCTCAAGAATTATTTAAAAATCGAGAATTATTCGGTTATATAGATGATCTTATTGAAGCTAATAATTCTGTTTATGATAAGATTATTTGTGATAGTGATACTGAAAAAAGTTTTGCTGAAGATTTAGATAGAGATTCTGAAATTAAATTATTTGTTAAATTACCTAATTGGTTTAAAATTAAAACTCCTCTCGGAAACTATAATCCTGATTGGGCAATTGTAGTTGGTGAAGAAGGTGAAGAAAAATTATATCTTGTAGTTGAAACAAAAGGAACTATTAAATATCATGGTAATAGGCCTCCAGAATTTTTAAGAATTCAATGTGGTAAAGAACACTTTGAATCATTGGAAACAGGAATTAAATTTACTAATTCTGACTCTTATAAAACTTTTAAAGAGGATGTTGGAGAGTTGCAACTAAATAATAAAAATAGTAAATAG